The following are from one region of the Candidatus Amarolinea dominans genome:
- a CDS encoding tryptophan-rich sensory protein, translated as MNKDTLRQLVNVIALVGALIVNGLANALPLNGKQTGEISDSFAVFFVPAGYVFAIWGIIYIGLIAFGIYQALPSQRENPRLRSLGYWFALSCLANGIWIFLWHYELFPLTLVVMLILLVSLLVIYQRLRIGQAPVSAVERWAVHVPFSIYLGWITVATIANVTDLLEYWGWNGFGISGPVWAVIMLAVASAVAYLMAQTRRDVAYLLVLVWAFIGIAVKQAGTPLVNISAWVATALVVGCVALALLTRRSAGGMAAA; from the coding sequence ATGAACAAGGACACCCTGCGTCAACTCGTCAACGTGATCGCCCTCGTCGGCGCGCTGATCGTCAACGGCCTGGCGAACGCCCTGCCCCTCAACGGCAAGCAGACCGGTGAAATTTCGGACAGCTTTGCTGTCTTTTTTGTACCGGCCGGCTATGTTTTCGCCATTTGGGGTATCATTTACATCGGATTGATCGCTTTCGGCATCTACCAGGCGCTGCCCAGCCAGCGTGAGAACCCGCGGCTGCGCAGCCTGGGTTACTGGTTTGCGCTGAGCTGCCTGGCAAACGGCATCTGGATCTTCCTCTGGCACTACGAGTTGTTCCCGCTGACCCTGGTCGTTATGCTGATCCTGCTCGTCTCGCTGCTGGTCATCTACCAGCGGCTGCGCATTGGACAGGCGCCGGTCAGCGCGGTGGAGCGCTGGGCGGTCCACGTGCCGTTCAGCATCTACCTGGGCTGGATCACCGTGGCGACCATTGCCAATGTGACCGATCTGCTGGAATACTGGGGGTGGAACGGCTTTGGCATCAGCGGACCGGTTTGGGCGGTCATCATGCTGGCCGTGGCCTCAGCCGTGGCCTACCTGATGGCGCAGACGCGCCGCGATGTCGCGTATCTGCTCGTACTCGTGTGGGCCTTCATCGGCATTGCCGTCAAACAGGCCGGCACGCCCCTGGTCAACATCAGCGCCTGGGTCGCGACCGCGCTGGTCGTCGGCTGCGTGGCGCTGGCGCTGCTGACGCGGCGTTCGGCAGGGGGCATGGCTGCGGCGTAG
- a CDS encoding serine hydrolase gives MKRRIRQIIVLLLLAAAAAFVAPQAYWYAEAQGPVPPGVRLAGLDLGASDAATIDASLQYAFSQPVAVYYDQKRLILQPREIGLRVKTADMLAAADAQTRGLGRWRGFVYHLMGRVTPPITVTLQYAVDSGALATWLDDVAAQYDRPPEPAHALPLVSGKIPTDTLPFVAGKPGLSLAAQESVAGIMVALSSADKRETHLVLVETPAPPPGIGALQELLSARAEHWPGIATVFVRDIGRGQEVNVNSDVAFAGMSTMKLAILVEVFRHLDRPPNIEETKLLTQTLGLSGNFSANLLLRVVGDGSAQAGVEVLTASMRKLGLVNTFMATPYDVEAQSFRITTPANSRTDLTTNPDIHMQTTARDMGLLAEMIVQCSEGGGTLLAAYAPDITQAECQKMIEIIALNKLEALIPGGLPAGTRVVHKHGYINDSHADVAIVWGPSGPYVLSIFIFMPRWVLWEFSDGFMGEVSRATWDYFTWAASAPR, from the coding sequence ATGAAGCGCAGAATAAGGCAAATCATCGTTTTGCTGCTGCTGGCTGCGGCCGCGGCCTTTGTGGCGCCGCAAGCTTATTGGTACGCGGAGGCGCAGGGGCCGGTGCCGCCGGGCGTGCGCCTGGCTGGGTTGGACCTGGGCGCCAGCGATGCGGCGACGATTGACGCGTCGCTGCAATACGCGTTCAGCCAACCGGTCGCGGTCTACTATGACCAGAAGCGCCTGATCCTGCAGCCGCGTGAGATTGGGTTACGCGTCAAGACCGCAGACATGCTGGCCGCGGCCGACGCGCAAACGCGGGGCCTGGGGCGCTGGCGGGGATTCGTCTATCACCTGATGGGACGCGTCACACCGCCGATTACCGTGACCCTGCAATACGCGGTGGACAGCGGCGCGCTGGCAACCTGGCTGGATGACGTGGCCGCGCAGTATGACCGTCCGCCGGAACCGGCGCACGCGCTGCCGCTGGTCAGCGGCAAGATTCCGACCGACACCTTGCCCTTTGTGGCCGGCAAGCCTGGCCTCAGCCTGGCCGCGCAGGAGTCGGTGGCCGGCATCATGGTCGCGTTGAGTTCAGCGGACAAGCGTGAGACGCACCTGGTCCTGGTGGAAACGCCCGCGCCGCCGCCCGGCATCGGCGCGTTACAAGAACTGCTCAGCGCGCGCGCCGAGCACTGGCCGGGCATTGCCACCGTGTTTGTGCGCGATATCGGCCGCGGGCAGGAGGTCAACGTTAATTCCGATGTGGCCTTCGCGGGCATGAGCACTATGAAGCTGGCGATCCTGGTCGAGGTCTTTCGTCACCTGGACAGGCCGCCCAACATCGAGGAGACCAAGCTGCTGACGCAGACGCTGGGCCTGAGTGGCAATTTCAGCGCCAATCTGCTCCTGCGCGTGGTCGGCGATGGCAGCGCGCAGGCCGGGGTTGAGGTGCTGACCGCGTCCATGCGCAAGCTGGGCCTGGTCAACACCTTCATGGCGACGCCCTATGACGTGGAAGCGCAGAGTTTTCGCATCACCACGCCGGCCAACAGCCGCACCGATCTGACGACCAATCCCGATATTCACATGCAGACCACGGCCAGGGACATGGGCCTGCTGGCCGAAATGATTGTGCAGTGTTCCGAAGGCGGAGGCACCCTGCTGGCCGCGTACGCGCCGGACATCACGCAGGCCGAGTGCCAGAAGATGATCGAGATCATCGCGTTGAACAAACTGGAGGCGCTGATTCCCGGTGGCCTGCCCGCAGGCACACGCGTGGTGCATAAGCACGGTTACATCAACGACAGCCATGCGGACGTGGCGATCGTGTGGGGACCGTCGGGGCCTTACGTGCTGAGCATTTTTATCTTCATGCCGCGCTGGGTTTTGTGGGAATTCAGCGATGGCTTCATGGGCGAAGTGAGCCGCGCGACCTGGGACTACTTTACCTGGGCTGCCAGCGCGCCGCGGTGA
- a CDS encoding site-specific DNA-methyltransferase, which translates to MRQIESNSVDLIMTSPPFALKRKKEYGNVSDEEYVAWFMDFAREFKRVLKDQGSLVVDIGGTWVNGQATRSLYHFELVIALCKTLDFHLAQEFYWYNPSKLPSPAEWVTVRRTRVKDAIDPVWWLSKTPEPKASNWRVLKPYSDSMRKLLDNGYKAKLRPSGHEISENFSRDNQGAIPPNLLTLANTDSNSTYLRQCREHGIKPHPARFPHGLPEFFIKFLTEPGDLVIDPFAGSNITGEVAERLQRRWLAFELAPHYLEGSKFRFPSLREASLFSKGFGASTAEEDVPEHLTANSTTNMSQLVLLEEPASFDTEGS; encoded by the coding sequence ATGCGTCAGATTGAATCGAACTCTGTGGATTTGATTATGACATCGCCTCCGTTCGCCCTGAAGCGCAAGAAGGAGTATGGCAACGTCAGTGACGAGGAGTATGTGGCATGGTTCATGGACTTCGCGCGTGAGTTCAAACGCGTGCTGAAAGACCAGGGGAGTCTGGTAGTTGACATTGGCGGCACGTGGGTGAACGGACAGGCCACGCGTTCCTTGTACCATTTTGAGCTCGTGATTGCCCTGTGCAAAACGCTCGACTTCCACCTGGCGCAGGAGTTCTATTGGTATAATCCGTCCAAGTTGCCTTCTCCCGCCGAATGGGTGACGGTCCGGCGGACTCGTGTCAAAGACGCAATTGACCCGGTGTGGTGGTTGTCGAAGACCCCGGAGCCGAAAGCCAGCAACTGGCGCGTGCTGAAACCATACAGTGATTCCATGCGCAAGCTCCTTGACAATGGCTACAAGGCCAAGCTGCGTCCATCAGGGCACGAGATTTCGGAGAACTTCTCACGCGATAACCAAGGAGCCATTCCGCCCAATTTACTGACCCTGGCCAATACCGACTCTAACAGCACGTATCTGCGCCAATGCCGCGAACATGGCATCAAGCCACATCCGGCGCGTTTTCCGCACGGCTTACCCGAGTTCTTCATCAAGTTTCTAACCGAACCCGGGGACCTGGTTATTGACCCCTTCGCCGGTAGCAACATCACCGGCGAGGTGGCGGAGCGCTTGCAGAGACGGTGGTTGGCGTTTGAACTCGCGCCCCATTACCTGGAAGGATCGAAGTTCCGATTTCCGAGCCTCAGAGAGGCGTCCTTGTTCAGCAAGGGTTTCGGCGCGTCTACCGCTGAGGAAGATGTTCCTGAGCACTTGACCGCCAACTCCACGACCAACATGTCGCAGTTAGTATTATTAGAGGAACCGGCCTCTTTCGATACAGAGGGTTCTTGA
- the guaA gene encoding glutamine-hydrolyzing GMP synthase encodes MPEKNLGASAEAIVILDFGSQYSQLIARRVREAHVYCELLPWDAPAAAFERLQPKGFILSGGPASVYEAGAPRLPDYVLASGRPVLGICYGMQLLTQALGGQVGAARRREYGPAEVRTGEVSSPLFANLPTRHTVWMSHGDRIEALPPGFEAIASSDNSPLAAMGHAARGIYGLQFHPEVSHTRNGPAILRNFLVDVCGCHGTWTPLNFIEESLAAIRAEVGSGHVLCGLSGGVDSAVAAALLHKAIGDQLTCVFVDHGLLRRGEAEQVLETFQREMQVRLIAVNASEEFLADLAGISDPEHKRRLIGNRFVRVFEQEATRLASTWGEARFLAQGTLYPDRIESAGAGRSAATIKTHHNVGGLPADMQFKLIEPLRWLFKDEVRAVGIALGLPEEIVWRHPFPGPGLAIRVLGPVTWERLEILRHADAVFLEELRAAGLYRPTAQAFAVLLPVRSVGVMGDGRTYENVVALRAVNSEDYMTADWSRLPYDLLAQISSRIVNEVRGVNRVVYDVTSKPPGTIEWE; translated from the coding sequence ATGCCTGAAAAGAATCTAGGCGCCAGCGCGGAGGCGATTGTCATTCTCGATTTCGGTTCGCAATACAGTCAGTTGATTGCGCGCCGGGTGCGCGAAGCGCATGTGTACTGCGAACTGCTGCCCTGGGATGCGCCAGCGGCCGCGTTCGAACGCCTGCAGCCAAAGGGCTTCATCTTGTCAGGCGGCCCGGCCAGCGTCTACGAAGCGGGCGCGCCCCGGCTGCCTGATTACGTGCTGGCGAGCGGTCGGCCCGTGCTCGGCATCTGCTATGGGATGCAACTGCTCACCCAGGCGTTGGGCGGACAGGTGGGGGCGGCGCGGCGACGCGAGTATGGCCCGGCCGAGGTTCGCACCGGCGAGGTCAGCAGCCCTCTGTTTGCCAACCTGCCGACGCGCCACACCGTGTGGATGTCGCACGGCGACCGTATCGAGGCGCTGCCGCCGGGCTTCGAGGCCATTGCCAGCAGCGACAACTCACCGCTGGCCGCCATGGGCCACGCGGCCCGTGGCATCTATGGTCTGCAATTTCACCCGGAAGTGTCACACACCCGCAACGGCCCGGCCATCCTGCGCAATTTCCTGGTGGACGTCTGCGGCTGCCATGGCACCTGGACACCGCTCAATTTCATCGAAGAGAGCCTGGCGGCCATTCGTGCCGAGGTCGGCAGCGGCCATGTGCTGTGTGGGCTGAGCGGCGGCGTTGATTCCGCGGTGGCCGCGGCGCTGCTGCACAAAGCCATTGGCGATCAATTGACCTGCGTGTTCGTGGATCACGGTCTGCTGCGCCGCGGGGAGGCGGAACAAGTGCTGGAGACCTTCCAGCGTGAGATGCAGGTGCGGCTTATTGCGGTCAATGCCAGCGAGGAGTTCCTGGCCGATCTGGCCGGGATCAGCGACCCGGAACACAAGCGCCGGTTGATCGGCAACCGTTTCGTGCGCGTGTTCGAACAGGAAGCGACGCGCCTGGCCTCGACGTGGGGCGAAGCGCGTTTCCTGGCGCAGGGCACCCTTTACCCGGACCGCATCGAGAGCGCGGGCGCAGGGCGCAGCGCGGCCACGATCAAGACGCATCACAACGTCGGTGGTTTGCCGGCCGACATGCAGTTCAAGCTGATCGAGCCGCTGCGCTGGCTGTTCAAGGACGAGGTGCGGGCGGTGGGCATTGCGTTGGGGCTGCCGGAGGAGATCGTCTGGCGGCATCCGTTCCCCGGGCCAGGCCTGGCGATTCGGGTGCTCGGCCCTGTCACCTGGGAGCGCCTGGAAATTCTACGCCACGCCGACGCCGTATTTCTGGAAGAATTGCGCGCGGCCGGCCTCTATCGCCCCACCGCGCAGGCCTTTGCCGTGCTGCTGCCGGTGCGTTCCGTCGGCGTCATGGGCGACGGCCGCACCTACGAAAATGTCGTGGCGCTGCGCGCGGTCAACAGCGAAGACTACATGACCGCCGACTGGTCACGATTGCCCTACGATCTGCTGGCCCAGATCAGCAGCCGCATCGTCAACGAAGTGCGCGGCGTCAACCGCGTGGTGTACGACGTGACATCGAAACCGCCGGGAACCATCGAGTGGGAATAG